The Hyphomicrobiales bacterium region TCCTGGAATGGTTGCATTTGCTGCAATTGCAATGCCGCTGGCAAGGTTGCTGTGCATTTCGTTCAACCCGACGAGCTTTAGGTCGCGCACTGATCCCGCGACCAAAACTCCAGACCCTCCATTACTGCTGAACCAGCACTGGTTTGCGCGAACGCCGGTTATAAGGTTCGCGGCAGCGGTGCCGTCAAGGCTCATTCCACTGCCAGAACTACTATCGCACCACACACGGTCAAGAGTAACGTGGGAGACTATCGACCCTGCAGGCGGCGCTATGTAAATTGGCGTCCCCGCGCCTGTAATTTGGCAGCTCTCGATATTAATCGCGACCCCGCCAGTAATTTGGATGCCCGCAAAACAATTGTCTGCCGAAACGGTAGAACCAAGGCGCAGGATATTGACGTTAGAAATGCTCCTAATCTCGCCCGTGCCGCCAAGGTAAAGGCCGATGCCGGTAAGCAATGCGATGTCGTCGAACTGGCAATCGCTGACGGTGCATTTGGCCCCACCCGCGGTAGATGCCGCACCCATCAATACGCCTGAATGAACCGCGCTCGTGTAGCAGTCCGCAACCGTCACAGTGTAGGCAGTCGGGTTATAGACGAAATAGCCGCTAGTGGCCGCGCCGTAGTTAAACGCGCCTAAATTCCGGATGACGACATTGCCAACCGCTGTGATATTGAAGATGTTGAAGTTTTGCGAAGCAAGGTTGATAAACGAGGAAAACCGTCCAGCCCCGAAAATCTCGCTGTTCGCGCGGCTAATCGCTAACGTGCTGCTGATTCTGTAGCCCGAGGCGGTCGGCGGGAAGTAGACCGCATCGTGCGCTGTCAGCGCCGCCTGTATTGCGGCCGTGTCATCCGTCGTGCCGTCCCCTACTGCGCCGAAGTCCTTCACGCTAACCGTTTCACTCAGCTTGACCTGTACCGTGCGAGCTGTTGCGCCTGTGCCTGATTGCAAAAAGCCGACCAACCCAGCCCCGGCACTGGACCCAAATGCCGCGGAGAATGCAGAAGGATCGGACGGCGGGTAGTTTTGCAGACCATCCGCCGCGGCGTTCCAGCCGATGAGCGAACTCGCCAACGGATTCGGTAGCGCACTGCTGCCCGCCCCGGACGAAATCGGCACCGTGATGGCGCGGTCGGTCTTCTCCTCGACCTGCTGCACCAGAATAGTCAATTTGTCGAGCGAATCTTCAATCACCTGCGGATACCAGCCTCCACCATTGGTCAGGTCGGTCTGCTGCAGCGACTGCAGCGCAGTCGTGATGGTAATTTTGTGACCGGCAGGAGGCGCAACCAGCATCGTGATCGAGCCTCCTGGCGAAACGTTCTGATCCGCGTTGAGGCTGACCGTGTAGTGCGTGGTCAGCGTCTTGTCCGTCTCCACGCCGCTCGAATCGGTCTGAATGACTCGTAGGTCGACCTGCGTGAAGACCTTAAACGTGAAGGGAAAGATGACGGTTGCGCCGTTTCCGGCGAAGGGGCCTGCGACGCGGTCATCGGATGAAATCGTCATGATAAGCTACCTCGATTCTTGATCGTCAGTTTGCATAATTGTGTTATGGATTCCCGGCGCGTCAGCGCTTTTCCTGATAGCCGAAGAGCAACGCGGCTGGGTTCTCGGTCTTGCCTTCGCTGAGAGCTTGCGCCCCGGTGACGGAACGATTGATCTGCGCAGACGGTATGCCGAAGAGGTCGCCGGCAACATTGACGAACGCCTTGCGGAATGCGGTATCGAAATCGCCCTGCACAGCCTGCTCCGCTGCCTTCTGAACATCTGGAACGGCGCGCAGTCCAGTCGGCCCGGAGTAGTCTAACGATGGCTGTCCCGTCACGATGCGCGACATGTTGCCAAACTCGCGCAAGCCCACGACGAGCCCCATCCAGAAGTTGAGCATCTCGCCCAGCAGGTTTTTCAGCTTGTCGTCCGGCTCGCCATCGCCCGGCATGATGGCCTGCTTGAGCAGTGCGGCGAGCACCGGCGGCGCCACGTAGAGCAGCAGATAATCAGATGCCAGTCGCGCGCGCTGCGCCGGCGTATTGGCCGTCATGGTGCGTTCGACGCCGAGATTCAGCGCCGTATTCATGAATGTGTAGAAGGTCAGAACAGTTTGACGAACGGCCCGCCGCGCTCGATCGCCGACTGATCCATCACCAACCCGGATCCTTGGCTGTCCTTCACCGACTGATCGGCCAACGACACAGCACGTGCCTCATCATTTCCTTCGGCCAGCGCCTTGTCGTAGCTGCCCCACCATGTCGGCAGATCGACCGTGCGCTGCATCGCCAGCATCATCGAGAAAGCGTAGCGCTCGATCACCTGGCGTACCGTCGCTTGTCCCTGCACCTGGTTGCGCAGCTCGTTGAGTTCGCGGAAACGGGTGCGACCGCGCTCTTCCATGAATACCGACCTGGCGTTCACTTCGCGCGACAGATCGAACGGCGAGGCCATGAAGCGCGACAGCCCGCGCAATGCGGCATGCGGCCCGATGCGCACGATCGACTGCGTGAAGCCCAACGGCTGAATCGCCGCGGTCACGACATTGAATCCCAGCCCGGCGATCGACACATTGTGGCGCAGCGTACCGATCAGTCCCTCGAGCGCATGGCGCTCTGCGCTGTCGCCGCGCGCGACAGCTTCGACCCAGTGCTTGATCTGCTGCTTCCACTCCGGCCCGTAGTGCTCGCGAATCGCTTGGTCGATGGTGTTCGATCGCAGCAACTTGTTCGCATCGATCAGCCACTCGTGCCACGACAAGTCGTGTATCACCTCGTTGACGCCGGAGTACAGGCCGGTCAGCGAGTAGAGGATCGGGCGTCCTTTGACTTCGGCGACGCGCGCCTTGGTGAAGCTGCGCCGCGTGGTGGCAGAGGTGTAGCCGGCGGCCATCATTTGTTTGGCCACTTCAGCGTCGTCGTGCTGCTCGGCCTGCAGCGTGGCGCGCGGATCGTATCTTGATCGGGTAATAACCGCCGCGCAGCGTGAGCGCCTGGCCATCGGCGCTGATGACTGTCAGTTGTTGCGGCGCAATCCATTCCGGCTCGACGCCGTAGACGCGCCGCTCTTTCTCGCCGATCGCCTCTCGGTAGGTTTCGAAGTGATCCCAGACCTGTTGCACGGCAGCCCATTCCGCCGCGGTCAGCGACTGCAGCACCGGATCGATCGCACCACGCGACCAGCCTTCGCCGTCGAGCAGCCGCTGCAGGTTGCCTGCGTTGCCCGCGTTGAGCGCGAGCGCAATTCGCTGTTCCCGGTTCAGGCTGGTCTTCAGCGTCGGGAAAAACGTTCCCTTGCCTTCCATCCTACCGAGCGCGAGAACCGGCCGCAGTATCTCCGGTAAGCCGCTCGGTCGCCTGTTGGCGCATGACAGTTTCCATGTCGGCGCGCTCGTTCGCCGTGCGCAGGAAGTATTCCCACATCGGCCCGCCATCCTTGCCGCCGTCGAGCACGCGGGCGATCGTCGACGCCTTCAGATGCGCCGCGCCGAACCGTGCGATACCGAGCGCGGCACGGCCCAGCGCAGTAACCGGCGTGCGGGTGTTGGCTTGGCGATCCCCGGCATGCGCGATGATGCCGGCAGCGATCGCGTCGCGCGCCGTCTCGTAGTCGCGCTGGTCGCGCGCCGTGAGCAACTTGCGCTTGAGCCGGCCCAAGTGCTCGATCTGCTGCACCGCCTCGACCAAGCCGCGGAACTCTTCGACCGTCATGTCCTTGTAGGACTTGCGCTGCGCCTCGTCGAGCAGCCCAGGCGGCAAATCAGGTTCGATACCCTGCGACTGCTGCGATTCGACCCATTGCGCCAGGCTGGCTTTGCGGTCGATCGCCTTGAGCGATTGCTGGCGAAGGTCAAAGCGTTCGAGCAGCGCGTCTATCTGCTCGCCATAGTCGGCGCCGATCGCCTTGCGCGCGCTCGCCTTGTCGAATTTCTTCAGGTAGCGAATGCCTTGCTCTACGTTGTCGCGCGCATCGTATGCCGCCTTCGCCAGATACGCACTCAGCACCGCGTTGCGCTTCTCGGCGGCTGCGGTCTCGATGTCGCCGGTCTTGAATGCCTTCTCGGCTGCCCGCGCGGCCTTTGACTCTGCAGCCGTGTATTGCCCCGGCTTGAGGTTGCGCACACGCTGGCGGGCGATCGTCTCGGCTGCGAACTGCTTGGCCGCTTCCGGCACCAGAGGGCGCACGATCGGCCGACCGTTCTTGTCGGTACCTGCCTGCCCGGTCGGATTGGCCGCAGCCGCCAGTGCGTTGTATTCGGTCGTGACGAAACGCGCATGCGCGGCGCTCGATACTGCTGCATTGGCGGCATCTTCGAGCGCTTCCGGTGTGGCGAGGTCAGCATGCTCGGTCAGCATCA contains the following coding sequences:
- a CDS encoding right-handed parallel beta-helix repeat-containing protein, which encodes MTISSDDRVAGPFAGNGATVIFPFTFKVFTQVDLRVIQTDSSGVETDKTLTTHYTVSLNADQNVSPGGSITMLVAPPAGHKITITTALQSLQQTDLTNGGGWYPQVIEDSLDKLTILVQQVEEKTDRAITVPISSGAGSSALPNPLASSLIGWNAAADGLQNYPPSDPSAFSAAFGSSAGAGLVGFLQSGTGATARTVQVKLSETVSVKDFGAVGDGTTDDTAAIQAALTAHDAVYFPPTASGYRISSTLAISRANSEIFGAGRFSSFINLASQNFNIFNITAVGNVVIRNLGAFNYGAATSGYFVYNPTAYTVTVADCYTSAVHSGVLMGAASTAGGAKCTVSDCQFDDIALLTGIGLYLGGTGEIRSISNVNILRLGSTVSADNCFAGIQITGGVAINIESCQITGAGTPIYIAPPAGSIVSHVTLDRVWCDSSSGSGMSLDGTAAANLITGVRANQCWFSSNGGSGVLVAGSVRDLKLVGLNEMHSNLASGIAIAANATIPGCQIHDNSIGGNASTGIVIGANVGNFSIQGNQIGAASTFGANALG